The Mesorhizobium koreense genome includes a window with the following:
- a CDS encoding response regulator, protein MSLSASIAPQLPYLRRFSRAVSGSQTSGDALVAAVLEAIIADVTIFPDASSTRVALYKAFAKLYGTIAVRVPQVSPASGWEKRAAANLSALAPRARQAFLLVAVEGFTDDEAAEILDVDEDEFSSLLQEASVEISRQVATDILVIEDEPLIAMDIEEMVESLGHRVVGTARTRSEAGEIFKRTNPKMVLADIQLADGSSGIDAVNDILATSPIPVIFITAFPERLLTGERPEPAFLVTKPFNPEMVKALISQALFFDNQAKAAA, encoded by the coding sequence ATGAGCCTATCTGCGTCGATTGCACCGCAATTGCCCTATCTGCGGCGGTTTTCCAGAGCAGTTTCCGGGTCGCAGACGAGCGGCGACGCCCTGGTCGCGGCCGTGCTCGAAGCCATCATCGCCGATGTAACCATCTTTCCCGACGCCTCCAGCACCCGCGTCGCGCTCTATAAGGCCTTCGCGAAGCTCTACGGCACGATCGCCGTCCGCGTCCCGCAGGTGAGCCCGGCGTCGGGGTGGGAAAAACGCGCCGCCGCGAACCTTTCCGCTCTCGCGCCGCGCGCCAGGCAGGCCTTCCTGCTGGTCGCGGTCGAAGGCTTCACCGACGATGAGGCGGCGGAGATCCTCGATGTCGACGAGGACGAGTTCTCCTCGCTCCTGCAGGAAGCGAGCGTGGAGATATCCAGGCAGGTCGCGACCGACATCCTCGTCATCGAGGACGAGCCGCTGATCGCGATGGACATCGAGGAAATGGTCGAAAGCCTCGGTCACCGGGTCGTTGGAACCGCCCGCACGCGCAGCGAGGCGGGGGAGATCTTCAAGCGGACAAATCCGAAGATGGTGCTTGCCGACATCCAGCTCGCTGACGGAAGCTCGGGTATCGACGCCGTCAACGATATCCTGGCCACCTCGCCCATTCCGGTCATCTTCATCACGGCCTTCCCCGAGCGCCTGCTTACCGGCGAAAGACCTGAACCGGCCTTTCTGGTAACGAAACCTTTCAATCCTGAAATGGTTAAAGCGCTTATCAGCCAGGCTCTTTTCTTCGATAACCAAGCCAAGGCCGCCGCCTGA
- a CDS encoding NepR family anti-sigma factor, translating to MKSNAGRRASGPEILGPNSEIGRKLRQYYDEIASDEVPDRFTQLLSRLEQAETSTGKE from the coding sequence ATGAAAAGCAATGCGGGCCGCAGGGCGAGTGGACCGGAAATTCTGGGACCGAATTCAGAGATCGGTCGAAAACTCCGCCAGTATTATGACGAGATCGCTTCCGACGAAGTGCCGGACCGCTTCACCCAGCTCCTGAGCCGGCTGGAGCAGGCTGAAACATCCACGGGCAAGGAATAA
- a CDS encoding RNA polymerase sigma factor: protein MASATGFHSDLLAAIPSLRAFAVSLAQNADKADDLVQETLVKAWDKQKSFQPGTNLKAWLFTILRNEFYSQMRKRGREVQDSDGTMTGRLAVHPSQDGALDLQDFRRALKQLPEDQREAIILIGASGFSYEEAAEICGCAVGTIKSRVSRGRTRLQELLQISGEADYGPDSIAAQVLGSNVA, encoded by the coding sequence ATGGCGTCCGCCACGGGCTTCCACAGCGATTTGCTGGCGGCCATTCCCAGCCTTCGCGCATTTGCCGTCTCTCTCGCACAGAACGCCGACAAGGCCGACGATCTCGTGCAGGAGACGCTGGTGAAGGCGTGGGACAAGCAGAAAAGCTTCCAGCCCGGCACGAACCTCAAGGCCTGGCTCTTCACCATCCTGCGCAACGAGTTCTATTCGCAGATGCGCAAGCGGGGCCGCGAGGTGCAGGACAGCGACGGCACCATGACCGGAAGGCTGGCCGTCCATCCGAGCCAGGACGGTGCGCTCGACCTGCAGGATTTCCGTCGGGCGCTCAAGCAGCTACCGGAAGACCAGCGCGAGGCGATCATCCTCATCGGCGCCTCCGGTTTTTCATATGAGGAAGCCGCGGAAATCTGCGGCTGCGCCGTCGGCACGATAAAGAGCCGGGTCAGCCGCGGCAGGACACGACTTCAGGAATTGCTGCAGATATCCGGCGAAGCCGATTACGGTCCCGATTCGATCGCCGCTCAGGTATTGGGCTCCAACGTCGCCTGA
- a CDS encoding response regulator, protein MAALPLAGFRILILEDEYLIAMDVEQLCRDHGAEDAILIGSLDAIETELAGQRFDVAVIDAMLGGRSTLDFARRLAEQGIPFVFATGYDGTAGRFADFPGVPVVGKPYGGQELIEAIASVVGRGTAQATLEPNT, encoded by the coding sequence GTGGCCGCGCTGCCTCTCGCCGGATTCCGCATCCTGATACTCGAGGATGAATACCTCATCGCGATGGATGTCGAGCAGCTATGCCGCGACCATGGCGCCGAGGATGCCATCCTCATCGGCAGTCTCGACGCGATCGAGACCGAACTGGCCGGCCAACGCTTCGACGTTGCCGTGATCGACGCCATGCTGGGCGGCCGGTCCACGCTGGATTTCGCCCGCAGGCTCGCAGAGCAGGGCATCCCGTTCGTTTTCGCGACGGGCTATGACGGCACGGCGGGAAGGTTCGCGGATTTCCCCGGCGTCCCCGTGGTCGGCAAGCCGTATGGCGGGCAGGAGCTGATCGAGGCGATCGCATCGGTCGTCGGGCGCGGCACGGCTCAGGCGACGTTGGAGCCCAATACCTGA
- a CDS encoding Crp/Fnr family transcriptional regulator, producing MTLPAENSGKRVPCEKCPLRKRPVFRPFEPEELAFISRFKTGELSVDRGATVLVEGANSAHLYTVLSGWGFRYKLLPDGRRQILNYAMPGDLIGLQGSLMEEMSHSVEALSPMLLCVFERDQLYELYRKHPGLAYDITWLASREEQMLDENLLSVGRRTALERAAYLIAFIAGRASAVGLDSSHPLEIPITQQHVADTLGLSLVHTNKTLRKLVQRRLISWQERGCVVRDIDGLLDVAGWEGMSETVRPLL from the coding sequence TTGACCCTTCCTGCGGAAAATTCCGGAAAACGCGTTCCCTGCGAAAAATGTCCATTGCGAAAACGCCCGGTCTTCCGGCCGTTCGAGCCGGAGGAACTTGCTTTCATCAGCCGGTTCAAGACCGGCGAACTCTCGGTGGATCGCGGTGCTACCGTCCTCGTGGAAGGCGCCAACAGCGCCCATCTCTATACGGTGCTTTCCGGCTGGGGGTTCCGCTACAAGCTCCTGCCGGACGGCCGCCGGCAAATCCTGAACTATGCGATGCCCGGCGACCTGATCGGACTTCAGGGCAGCCTGATGGAGGAGATGAGCCATTCCGTAGAGGCGCTCTCGCCCATGCTTCTGTGCGTATTCGAACGCGATCAGCTATACGAGCTTTACCGCAAGCATCCGGGGCTCGCCTACGATATCACCTGGCTCGCCTCTCGCGAGGAACAGATGCTGGACGAGAATCTTCTGAGCGTCGGCCGGCGCACGGCGCTCGAACGGGCCGCCTATCTGATCGCCTTCATCGCCGGGCGTGCGTCGGCTGTCGGCCTCGACAGTTCGCATCCACTGGAGATCCCGATCACGCAACAGCACGTCGCCGACACGCTCGGCCTCTCGCTCGTGCACACCAACAAGACGCTGCGCAAGCTGGTCCAGCGCCGCCTCATCTCCTGGCAGGAAAGGGGGTGCGTGGTTCGCGACATCGACGGTCTGCTGGATGTCGCGGGTTGGGAAGGGATGAGCGAGACGGTGCGGCCGCTTTTGTGA
- a CDS encoding AI-2E family transporter, translating to MNVNVRKKPPIVRLPPKSNLELLLSNGARASMLLVGIIAFVFALHAGRLILEPVALGIVIGLMLGPVASKIEERGVSPALSSLLVVLVFLLCLCALAAALATPLAFWFSRLPEIWRELQIHLSQFREPLDSIAHMREQLRNITGGSKVTVSVDSGSPVESVAVLAPAVIAQIILFFAGMYFFLATRHRTRIAILRLCLDRRLRWRVAHIFRDVEYLVSRYLLSITVINIGQGIAVTLALWAIGVPSPAIWGALAALLNFVIYIGPAVMAAVLLGVGVISFDTLGATLLPTIVFLALHLAESQFVTPTVLGRTLTLNPFVIFLALAFWIWIWGPIGGFIAVPALLIVYAIGGNILPGMEWSTESD from the coding sequence ATGAACGTCAACGTCCGCAAAAAGCCGCCGATCGTCCGGCTGCCGCCAAAATCCAATCTTGAATTGCTGCTCTCGAACGGGGCGCGGGCCTCGATGCTTCTTGTCGGGATCATCGCGTTCGTCTTCGCGCTTCATGCCGGCCGACTTATCCTCGAGCCCGTCGCGCTCGGTATCGTCATTGGCCTGATGCTCGGCCCGGTCGCCTCGAAGATCGAGGAAAGGGGCGTATCGCCGGCCCTTTCGTCCCTCCTGGTCGTCCTGGTTTTCCTGCTGTGCCTGTGCGCCCTTGCCGCTGCGCTCGCCACGCCGCTGGCATTCTGGTTCAGCCGGCTGCCGGAAATCTGGCGCGAGTTGCAGATTCACCTGTCGCAGTTCAGGGAACCGCTCGATTCGATCGCACATATGCGCGAGCAATTACGCAACATCACCGGGGGATCGAAGGTCACCGTATCGGTGGACAGCGGTTCGCCGGTCGAGAGTGTCGCCGTGCTGGCGCCGGCGGTGATCGCGCAGATCATCCTGTTTTTCGCCGGCATGTATTTCTTCCTCGCAACCCGGCACCGGACCCGCATCGCCATATTGCGACTGTGCCTCGACCGCCGCCTGCGCTGGCGTGTCGCCCACATCTTCCGCGACGTGGAGTATCTGGTTTCGCGCTATCTTCTTTCGATCACGGTCATCAATATCGGACAGGGCATAGCCGTGACACTCGCCCTGTGGGCCATCGGCGTGCCTTCCCCGGCGATCTGGGGCGCGCTCGCAGCGCTTCTCAATTTCGTCATCTATATCGGCCCCGCCGTGATGGCGGCCGTGCTGCTCGGCGTCGGCGTCATCAGCTTCGACACGCTCGGCGCGACGCTTCTCCCCACGATCGTCTTCCTTGCCCTCCATCTGGCCGAATCGCAGTTCGTGACACCGACCGTGCTCGGGCGGACGCTGACGCTCAATCCATTCGTGATTTTCCTGGCGCTCGCCTTCTGGATATGGATATGGGGGCCGATCGGCGGGTTCATCGCCGTGCCGGCGCTGCTTATCGTCTACGCGATCGGCGGGAACATACTGCCCGGCATGGAATGGTCCACTGAAAGCGATTGA
- a CDS encoding DUF883 family protein, with protein MATQAGTGKSPNGSRRSAAELEAQIEILRAEVAKLSEQLESSGEISVRAMKKAAAAGVDQLKSQGEAAYDGLRANARDIEGQVYAAVREKPATSLAIAAAVGFLLAVMARR; from the coding sequence ATGGCAACACAAGCCGGTACCGGAAAATCGCCCAACGGCTCGAGGCGCAGCGCCGCGGAGTTGGAGGCCCAGATCGAAATCCTGCGCGCCGAGGTGGCGAAGCTTTCCGAGCAGCTTGAAAGCTCCGGCGAGATTTCGGTCCGGGCGATGAAAAAAGCGGCCGCTGCGGGCGTGGACCAGCTTAAATCGCAAGGTGAAGCGGCTTATGACGGGTTGCGCGCGAACGCCCGCGATATCGAGGGTCAGGTCTATGCGGCCGTGCGCGAAAAACCGGCCACCTCGCTTGCGATCGCGGCTGCGGTCGGCTTCCTTCTGGCCGTGATGGCGAGACGGTAG
- a CDS encoding TadE/TadG family type IV pilus assembly protein, which produces MRRGFGGAGRQLARFIEDRSGNFAVITAAILTTILLSVGFGINTAQMVLTRSNLLNALDSAVTSTARDLTTGAIPEDDAEKTVKAFLFTNGGTGFASADKISLDSLIVDHTAKTVTATASVNISLLFPLFGAADSQKISVTSAALYSDKQVEVAMMLDLTGSMAKTKYTDKIGDLRLAATNAVKTMLGNQNTNNPRVRVALVPYASGVNVGALVNNVYAETSSSSDLPPVAGSKLLVSKTGSKALPLFATYKSIVASAYPHSDNCATERKDRYGNADFSADGPDTIRTDKNGQPYYALVNRDNHLSGSSMNKCPDAKVIPLTTDEDALLDSIDDFEANGYTAGAIAVQWTYYMLSSQWRSAIKDAGLGDGPANTNPNKLSKVAILMTDGQFNTAYAGVSNDYNDQGDVARGNAESICSNMKADGIEVYTIGFDLDDKSMSATERAEAKSVLKNCSSPDKPGRQHFFDASTGTELDGAFQKIIADIEGLVLTQ; this is translated from the coding sequence ATGCGGCGTGGTTTTGGGGGTGCGGGCAGGCAGCTTGCCCGGTTCATCGAGGACAGGAGCGGCAATTTCGCCGTCATTACGGCGGCGATCCTGACGACGATCCTGCTTTCGGTCGGGTTTGGCATCAATACGGCACAGATGGTGCTGACGCGGTCCAATCTGCTCAACGCGCTCGATTCGGCCGTCACCTCGACGGCCCGCGACCTGACGACCGGCGCCATTCCGGAAGACGACGCCGAAAAGACGGTCAAGGCTTTCCTATTCACTAATGGCGGTACCGGTTTCGCGTCGGCCGACAAGATCAGCCTCGATTCGCTCATCGTCGACCACACCGCGAAGACCGTCACCGCGACGGCGAGCGTCAACATTAGCCTGCTCTTCCCGCTTTTCGGTGCGGCCGACAGCCAGAAGATCTCGGTGACATCGGCGGCGCTCTATTCCGACAAGCAGGTCGAGGTCGCCATGATGCTCGACCTCACCGGCTCCATGGCCAAGACCAAGTACACCGACAAGATCGGGGATCTCCGGCTTGCCGCCACGAACGCGGTCAAGACGATGCTCGGTAACCAGAACACCAACAATCCGAGAGTACGCGTCGCGCTGGTGCCCTATGCGTCAGGCGTCAATGTCGGCGCGCTCGTCAATAACGTCTATGCCGAGACTTCGTCTTCGTCCGACCTGCCGCCGGTGGCAGGCAGTAAGCTTCTCGTATCGAAGACGGGCAGCAAGGCGCTGCCTCTCTTCGCCACCTACAAATCCATCGTCGCTTCCGCCTATCCGCATTCGGACAATTGTGCGACGGAGCGGAAGGATCGCTACGGAAACGCCGATTTCAGTGCCGACGGCCCCGACACCATCCGCACCGACAAGAACGGCCAGCCTTATTACGCGCTGGTCAACCGCGATAACCATCTTTCCGGATCCTCGATGAACAAGTGCCCCGATGCGAAGGTCATCCCGCTTACGACCGACGAGGATGCGCTGCTCGATTCGATCGATGACTTCGAGGCCAATGGCTACACGGCGGGCGCCATCGCGGTCCAATGGACCTATTACATGCTCTCCTCGCAATGGCGCTCGGCCATCAAGGACGCCGGTCTGGGCGACGGGCCGGCGAACACGAACCCGAACAAATTATCGAAGGTTGCGATCCTGATGACGGACGGGCAGTTCAACACAGCCTATGCCGGCGTGAGCAATGACTACAACGACCAGGGCGACGTCGCGCGCGGCAATGCCGAAAGCATTTGCTCCAACATGAAGGCCGACGGGATCGAGGTCTACACGATCGGCTTCGACCTCGACGACAAAAGCATGAGCGCCACGGAAAGGGCGGAGGCGAAAAGCGTGCTCAAGAACTGCTCCTCGCCCGACAAGCCCGGCAGGCAGCACTTTTTCGACGCGTCGACGGGGACGGAACTCGATGGAGCCTTCCAGAAGATCATCGCGGACATCGAAGGACTGGTGCTGACGCAATAA
- a CDS encoding thermonuclease family protein → MLAAIPAVDARDEISGPVTATVVRVIDGDTFVAEAHVWPGETVRVSVRIRGIDAPELHSRCPRERFAAAEARNALAALLGSQKVKITNIGGGKYYGRVLADVETEDGEVAPVLLSRALVRYYSGGRRQPYCG, encoded by the coding sequence TTGCTCGCCGCCATCCCCGCCGTCGATGCGCGCGACGAGATCAGCGGTCCCGTCACCGCCACCGTCGTGCGGGTGATCGACGGGGATACGTTCGTCGCCGAGGCGCATGTCTGGCCGGGCGAGACGGTGCGGGTCAGTGTGCGCATCCGTGGCATCGACGCGCCGGAATTGCATAGCCGCTGCCCACGCGAACGGTTCGCGGCAGCCGAAGCGCGCAATGCGCTCGCCGCGCTGCTCGGCAGTCAGAAGGTGAAGATCACCAATATAGGCGGCGGCAAATATTACGGCCGCGTGCTCGCCGACGTAGAGACGGAAGACGGCGAGGTGGCGCCTGTCCTGCTCTCCCGAGCACTGGTCCGATACTATTCCGGCGGCCGGCGCCAGCCCTATTGCGGCTGA
- a CDS encoding DUF1674 domain-containing protein → MSKEYEMTDDERHGKTTENVAEPPAAKRSPAARRALAEAEARRAEYLAKEAGAPAEHGGRGGKDPARYGDWEVKGKAVDF, encoded by the coding sequence ATGTCGAAAGAATACGAAATGACGGATGACGAACGGCACGGAAAGACAACCGAAAACGTTGCCGAACCGCCCGCGGCAAAGCGGTCGCCCGCGGCACGGCGCGCGTTGGCCGAGGCCGAAGCGCGACGCGCCGAATATCTGGCGAAAGAAGCCGGGGCACCTGCCGAGCATGGCGGGCGCGGCGGCAAAGACCCGGCACGTTACGGCGACTGGGAGGTGAAAGGCAAGGCGGTCGATTTCTGA
- the htpX gene encoding zinc metalloprotease HtpX → MNAIRTGMLLAVMTALFMGVGYLIGGPAGTVIAFVIAAGMNLFSYWNADRMVLSMHHAVEIDERTAPEYYRIVRDLAHRANLPMPKVYLIENDQPNAFATGRNPQNAAVAATTGLLSQLTPEELSGVMAHELSHVEHRDTLTMTITATLAGAISMLGNFAFFFGGSRENNNPFGFVGVLVAMIVAPLAAMLVQMAISRTREYSADRRGAEICGNPLWLASALRKIATAAHHVVNPTAERNPATAHLFIINPLSGTRMDNLFSTHPDTENRIAALEAMAGGGMEGSAPAARPSDPDIPSGPWGRATESETLDNPWRRSPTGPRARRGDRI, encoded by the coding sequence ATGAACGCCATTCGCACCGGCATGCTGCTGGCCGTAATGACGGCTCTTTTTATGGGGGTGGGCTACCTGATCGGCGGCCCTGCCGGCACGGTTATCGCTTTCGTGATCGCCGCCGGCATGAACCTCTTCAGCTACTGGAACGCCGACAGGATGGTGCTCTCCATGCACCACGCAGTCGAGATCGACGAGCGCACGGCGCCCGAATATTACCGCATCGTCCGCGACCTCGCGCACCGCGCCAACCTGCCGATGCCGAAGGTCTATCTCATCGAAAACGACCAGCCGAACGCCTTCGCCACCGGCCGCAACCCTCAGAACGCGGCGGTCGCGGCCACAACGGGCCTGCTCAGCCAGCTTACGCCGGAGGAACTCTCGGGCGTGATGGCGCATGAGCTTTCGCATGTCGAGCATCGCGACACGCTGACCATGACGATCACCGCGACGCTTGCCGGCGCGATTTCGATGCTCGGCAATTTCGCCTTCTTCTTCGGCGGCTCGCGCGAGAACAACAACCCGTTCGGCTTCGTCGGCGTGCTGGTGGCGATGATCGTCGCGCCGCTCGCCGCGATGCTGGTGCAGATGGCGATCAGCCGCACGCGCGAATATTCCGCCGACCGGCGTGGCGCCGAGATCTGCGGCAACCCGCTCTGGCTCGCCTCGGCCTTGCGCAAGATCGCTACCGCCGCCCACCATGTCGTCAATCCCACGGCGGAGCGCAATCCGGCCACCGCGCATCTGTTCATCATCAATCCGCTTTCCGGGACGCGCATGGACAACCTCTTCTCGACCCACCCGGACACCGAGAATCGTATCGCGGCGCTCGAAGCCATGGCGGGCGGCGGGATGGAAGGTAGCGCACCGGCGGCGCGTCCGAGCGATCCCGACATCCCGTCCGGTCCGTGGGGCCGCGCGACAGAAAGCGAAACGCTGGACAATCCATGGCGCCGCAGCCCGACCGGACCGCGTGCGCGGCGAGGCGATCGCATATGA
- a CDS encoding RsmB/NOP family class I SAM-dependent RNA methyltransferase yields the protein MRPDLHLHSRKPQSGKPKESGEQRPGLAVRKTAARLLSAIIDAHTSLDGLTDAAGGHPQYRALDVRDRALVRAVLTTALRFRVTIEKLIERELDRPLPGNAHALSHILHVAAAQILFLDIPDSAAVDLAVSHAKGDPRTARFGGLVNGVLRALARSKDKALPEMLAATEDAPDWFRERLVAAYGEENAAAILAAHRVEAPTDFTVRADPEKWARRIGGIVLPTGTVRVERLAAPVPELPGYGDGAWWVQDAAASLPARLLGDVSGARVADLCAAPGGKTAQLVSAGARVTAVDISSSRLKRLAVNLGRLGLEAQIVTADLMKYEPARPFDAVLLDAPCSSTGTVRRHPDVPWTKTPADIEKLAEVQFRLLGRAVELVRPGGRVVFSNCSLDPAEGEVLLERFLAGTEGVRLDPIRLGEAAGIDPFITARGTLRTTPAELDLGTPALSGMDGFFAARLFRLP from the coding sequence ATGAGACCCGACCTACATCTTCATTCCCGCAAGCCACAATCGGGAAAGCCTAAAGAGAGCGGGGAGCAACGCCCCGGCCTTGCCGTGCGCAAGACGGCGGCGCGGCTCCTCTCGGCGATCATCGATGCGCATACATCGCTCGACGGGCTGACCGATGCGGCGGGCGGCCATCCGCAATATCGCGCGCTGGACGTTCGCGACCGGGCGCTGGTCAGGGCGGTCCTCACGACCGCACTGCGCTTCCGCGTCACGATCGAGAAGCTGATCGAGCGCGAACTTGACCGGCCCCTGCCGGGGAACGCGCACGCGCTCTCGCATATCCTCCATGTCGCCGCCGCCCAGATACTCTTCCTCGACATTCCCGACAGCGCGGCGGTGGACCTCGCCGTCAGCCATGCCAAGGGCGATCCGCGCACGGCGCGCTTCGGCGGTCTCGTGAACGGGGTGCTGCGCGCGCTGGCGCGGTCGAAGGACAAGGCGCTGCCCGAGATGCTGGCGGCGACGGAGGACGCTCCGGACTGGTTCCGCGAGCGGCTCGTCGCGGCTTATGGCGAGGAAAATGCCGCGGCCATACTGGCCGCGCATAGGGTCGAGGCGCCGACCGATTTCACGGTTCGCGCCGATCCGGAAAAATGGGCGAGGCGGATCGGCGGCATCGTGCTGCCCACCGGCACGGTGCGCGTGGAACGGCTTGCCGCTCCCGTTCCCGAATTACCCGGTTATGGCGATGGCGCCTGGTGGGTGCAGGATGCGGCGGCCAGCCTGCCGGCGCGTCTTCTCGGCGATGTCTCTGGAGCGCGTGTTGCCGATCTATGCGCTGCCCCCGGCGGCAAGACGGCGCAGCTTGTATCGGCCGGCGCGCGGGTGACGGCGGTGGACATATCATCGAGCCGGTTGAAGCGCCTTGCCGTCAATCTCGGCAGGCTTGGGCTGGAAGCCCAAATCGTCACGGCCGATCTCATGAAGTACGAGCCGGCACGGCCCTTCGACGCGGTGCTGCTCGATGCGCCTTGCTCCTCGACTGGCACAGTACGCCGCCATCCGGACGTGCCCTGGACGAAGACGCCGGCTGATATCGAGAAGCTTGCCGAGGTGCAGTTCCGCCTGCTTGGCCGCGCGGTGGAGTTGGTCCGCCCCGGCGGACGGGTGGTCTTCTCCAATTGCTCGCTCGATCCGGCGGAGGGCGAGGTGCTTCTCGAACGGTTCCTTGCCGGAACGGAAGGTGTCAGGCTGGACCCGATCCGGCTCGGCGAGGCCGCAGGCATCGATCCCTTCATCACGGCACGCGGGACGCTCAGGACCACGCCCGCCGAACTCGACCTCGGAACGCCTGCCCTTTCCGGCATGGACGGCTTCTTCGCCGCGCGCCTCTTTCGCCTGCCATAG
- a CDS encoding heparinase II/III family protein produces MREARGYAPRLWALVGHALYRRARRRLRAGPAYRWRYAGRTPERILVAPPDLRLADPQTAADIYHGRFPFAGHVVEASGQSPFQLEVNNPAWLENLNSFRWLRHMREAGTDLAAANARALVAEWIAAHGGRISGLAWDPAVTSRRVIAWLQHSAIVLHGAEYPFYRSFLRLLAVQIRYLRVMAPEIPDGEERLRARIALAFAALSLPASASVLRSAVRHLSDELERQILPDGGHISRNPAAILELLADLLPLRQTFANQAEALPPALMGAVDRMLPALRFFRHQDGTLAHFNGVGVTIHNRIAAVLRHDDTIGAPLMHAPHSGYERMVAGGTTIIADTGPPPPPEVSRNAQAGCLSFELSSGRQLFIVNAGVDSFGARDFRPLSRATAAHSTATINDASSCRFNLSPRLEQVVGTAMVDGPRRVECERIEHGGHQGFVARHDGYLSRFGLIHERQLMLSDDGGTLNGADRFFTADGRPASGRAADFIALRFHLHPDTRLHRDEEGRMLIAAARGGEWAFSCSGVEPEVEDSIFFAGLAGPQRSRQILLSFRASEIPEIAWRLTRTRAVLPG; encoded by the coding sequence TTGAGGGAAGCGAGGGGGTATGCCCCGCGCCTGTGGGCGCTCGTGGGACACGCGCTGTACCGGCGCGCCCGCCGGCGTTTGCGCGCCGGCCCCGCCTATCGCTGGCGCTACGCCGGGCGCACGCCAGAGCGCATCCTGGTCGCGCCTCCCGATCTCAGGCTCGCCGACCCGCAGACCGCCGCCGATATCTATCACGGCCGTTTTCCCTTCGCCGGCCATGTCGTCGAGGCGAGCGGACAGTCGCCCTTCCAACTCGAGGTGAACAATCCCGCCTGGCTTGAGAATTTGAACAGCTTCCGCTGGCTGCGCCATATGCGCGAGGCCGGCACCGACCTTGCGGCGGCGAATGCGCGTGCGCTCGTCGCGGAATGGATCGCCGCCCATGGCGGCCGCATCTCCGGCCTGGCCTGGGATCCGGCCGTCACCTCTCGGCGCGTTATCGCCTGGCTGCAGCATTCGGCCATCGTCCTCCACGGCGCCGAATACCCGTTCTACCGCTCCTTCCTGAGACTTCTGGCCGTGCAGATACGCTATCTGCGCGTCATGGCGCCGGAAATACCCGATGGCGAGGAGCGGTTGCGCGCCCGCATCGCGCTTGCCTTTGCCGCGCTGTCGCTGCCGGCATCGGCGTCGGTGCTCCGCAGTGCCGTTCGTCATCTTTCCGATGAACTGGAACGGCAGATATTGCCCGATGGCGGACACATCTCGCGCAACCCAGCCGCCATCCTCGAACTGCTCGCCGATCTCCTGCCGCTGCGCCAGACCTTCGCCAACCAGGCGGAGGCGCTGCCGCCCGCCCTCATGGGCGCCGTCGACCGCATGCTGCCGGCGCTTCGCTTCTTTCGCCACCAGGACGGTACGCTGGCGCATTTCAACGGCGTCGGCGTCACCATCCACAACCGTATCGCGGCTGTGCTGCGCCACGACGATACGATCGGCGCGCCGCTCATGCATGCCCCGCATTCCGGCTACGAACGAATGGTCGCGGGCGGCACCACAATCATCGCCGATACCGGCCCGCCGCCGCCGCCGGAAGTGTCGCGCAACGCGCAGGCCGGGTGCCTCTCCTTCGAACTTTCCTCCGGCCGTCAGTTGTTCATCGTCAATGCGGGCGTCGATTCCTTCGGTGCGCGCGATTTCCGCCCGCTGTCGCGCGCCACCGCCGCGCATTCGACCGCGACGATCAACGACGCTTCGTCCTGCCGTTTCAACCTCTCGCCGCGTCTCGAACAGGTCGTGGGCACGGCGATGGTGGACGGGCCGCGCCGCGTCGAATGCGAGCGCATCGAGCATGGCGGTCACCAGGGCTTCGTCGCCCGCCATGACGGCTATCTCTCCCGGTTCGGGCTGATCCACGAACGCCAACTCATGCTCTCAGACGACGGCGGTACGCTAAACGGCGCCGACCGCTTTTTCACCGCCGACGGTCGGCCGGCATCCGGCCGCGCGGCCGACTTCATCGCCCTTCGCTTCCACCTGCATCCGGATACGCGGCTTCACCGCGACGAGGAGGGGCGCATGCTCATCGCAGCGGCACGCGGCGGCGAGTGGGCGTTTTCCTGCAGCGGCGTCGAGCCGGAGGTGGAGGACTCGATCTTCTTCGCCGGTCTCGCCGGGCCGCAGCGGAGCCGCCAGATCCTGCTCAGCTTCCGCGCATCGGAAATCCCGGAAATCGCGTGGCGGCTGACGCGAACGCGGGCGGTCCTGCCCGGCTAA